A window of the Hevea brasiliensis isolate MT/VB/25A 57/8 chromosome 6, ASM3005281v1, whole genome shotgun sequence genome harbors these coding sequences:
- the LOC131180961 gene encoding uncharacterized protein LOC131180961 encodes MSSSGLVQLGLIFRDEFGNVLASAIKCIFGLWTSDISEALAMAFGLRLAMELSFPHIIAKSYRQLLIGLFQAKETPYSPLGYVLQDCFEWSHLLNRCSWSFTKRSGNYVAHALAKLDDFSSAEQEYFWIEDIPNAVSAVLALDVSLLQ; translated from the coding sequence ATGTCTTCTTCAGGTTTGGTTCAACTGGGGCTTATTTTTAGAGATGAATTTGGTAATGTTTTAGCTTCTGCCATCAAATGCATTTTTGGCTTATGGACATCAGATATCTCTGAGGCTTTGGCCATGGCTTTTGGCCTAAGATTGGCGATGGAATTGAGTTTTCCACATATAATTGCAAAATCATATCGTCAGCTTCTTATTGGGCTTTTTCAAGCTAAGGAGACTCCTTATAGTCCCCTTGGGTATGTGCTTCAAGATTGCTTTGAATGGTCTCACCTGTTGAACCGTTGTTCTTGGTCATTCACTAAAAGATCTGGCAATTATGTTGCCCATGCTTTAGCCAAGTTGGATGATTTCTCTTCTGCGGAGCAAGAATATTTTTGGATTGAAGATATTCCTAATGCTGTTTCTGCTGTTCTTGCCCTTGATGTGTCTTTACTTCAGTAA